From Corvus cornix cornix isolate S_Up_H32 chromosome 6, ASM73873v5, whole genome shotgun sequence, one genomic window encodes:
- the BLOC1S2 gene encoding biogenesis of lysosome-related organelles complex 1 subunit 2, which translates to MAAAAEGPPEAGAQPAKQDPAVETAEEAKEPAEADINELCKDMFSKMATYLTGELTATSEDYKLLENMNKLTSLKYLEMKDIAINISRNLKDLNQKYADLQPYLEQINLIEEQVAALEQAAYKLDAYSKKLEAKYKKLEKR; encoded by the exons ATGGCGGCTGCGGCGGAGGGGCCGCCCGAGGCTGGCGCGCAGCCCGCCAAGC AGGATCCTGCTGTTGAAACCGCAGAGGAAGCTAAGGAGCCAGCGGAGGCAGACATCAATGAACTCTGCAAAGACATGTTCAGCAAAATGGCCACTTACTTGACAGGTGAACTGACAG CCACCAGTGAAGACTACAAGCTCTTGGAAAACATGAATAAGCTGACTAGTTTGAAGTACTTAGAAATGAAAGATATTGCTATAAACATCAGCAGAAATCTGAAGGATTTAAATCAAAAAT ATGCTGATCTTCAGCCATATCTGGAACAGATAAACCTAATTGAGGAACAGGttgcagctctggagcaggcaGCTTATAAACTGGATGCATATTCCAAAAAACTTG aagcCAAGTACAAAAAACTGGAGAAACGATGA